Proteins encoded within one genomic window of Candidatus Hepatobacter penaei:
- a CDS encoding SH3 domain-containing protein, which translates to MRSWIYTVFITCIGLSWLNAQNAVVSLKSKQANLRAGPGKYYPARWVLLYPTTPLRVIEKFDVWRKVEDPWGSTGWIHKSLVWNKKFVYVAKDILLRQRPHNMSTACAFVKKGAILTVKKTCGQWFYIQHDGFYGYVPAHACWHAKLY; encoded by the coding sequence ATGAGGTCATGGATTTACACCGTTTTCATCACATGCATTGGCCTCTCTTGGCTGAACGCCCAAAACGCCGTGGTATCCTTGAAAAGCAAACAGGCAAATTTGCGCGCGGGCCCGGGAAAATATTATCCTGCACGATGGGTTTTGCTTTATCCCACAACGCCGCTGCGGGTGATTGAAAAGTTTGATGTATGGCGCAAGGTTGAAGACCCTTGGGGAAGCACAGGGTGGATCCACAAAAGCCTGGTGTGGAACAAAAAGTTTGTGTATGTCGCCAAGGATATTTTGCTAAGACAGCGTCCCCACAACATGTCCACGGCCTGTGCTTTCGTGAAGAAAGGCGCGATTTTAACCGTTAAAAAAACCTGTGGACAGTGGTTTTATATACAGCATGACGGTTTTTATGGCTATGTGCCTGCTCATGCCTGTTGGCACGCAAAGCTTTACTAA
- the dapA gene encoding 4-hydroxy-tetrahydrodipicolinate synthase, with protein sequence MSSSSLSGVFPAVITPFVKGKLTTSAYEKHLHFLKEAGVSGVVVGGTTGEGLALTPDERTHLCSVARDVFGDAPVFMGVNAAHLEEAFMQLQSARMGGATGLLVSPPYYVKPDTQGLQNYFESIHNESDFLILLYNHPGRLGFELSLPLLGNLAHLPRIVGLKESSSSLERILTLKTATSWSLFSGNDGTWPAFLAMGGQGVISVGAGIAPELYVRHWQAWQNQDLATVQKLQETLEKLHRALSLHPNPQAINYMCALKGWGDGSMRLPFSALKAAEKDALSDCMKQLELM encoded by the coding sequence ATGTCTTCTTCTTCCCTTTCAGGTGTTTTTCCTGCTGTTATCACACCGTTTGTGAAGGGGAAGCTAACCACAAGCGCCTATGAGAAACATCTCCATTTTCTGAAAGAGGCCGGGGTTTCTGGTGTAGTTGTGGGCGGGACAACAGGTGAAGGTCTGGCTCTTACGCCCGATGAACGCACGCACCTGTGCTCTGTGGCCCGCGATGTTTTTGGCGATGCGCCTGTGTTTATGGGCGTCAACGCCGCTCACCTGGAAGAAGCATTCATGCAGTTGCAATCGGCACGCATGGGTGGTGCCACAGGCTTACTGGTCTCTCCCCCCTATTATGTCAAGCCGGACACACAAGGTTTGCAAAACTATTTTGAAAGCATCCATAACGAATCTGATTTTCTCATCCTGCTTTACAATCACCCTGGGCGACTGGGGTTTGAACTTTCTCTCCCACTTCTTGGTAACCTGGCTCATTTGCCACGCATCGTGGGTCTTAAGGAGTCATCATCGTCTCTTGAAAGAATCCTCACCCTTAAAACCGCCACCTCATGGTCTTTATTCAGCGGCAATGATGGCACCTGGCCGGCTTTTCTGGCCATGGGAGGACAAGGGGTGATCAGCGTCGGTGCCGGCATTGCCCCAGAGCTTTACGTACGTCATTGGCAGGCCTGGCAAAACCAAGATCTTGCCACCGTTCAAAAACTTCAGGAAACCTTAGAGAAGCTCCATAGAGCTTTGAGCCTTCACCCGAACCCTCAAGCCATCAACTATATGTGTGCCCTCAAAGGATGGGGGGATGGCAGCATGCGACTGCCGTTTTCTGCGCTTAAGGCCGCTGAAAAAGATGCGCTATCCGATTGCATGAAACAACTTGAGCTTATGTAA